The genomic interval CTAAACTTGTGCCATACATGtgcaagttaaaaaaatataattaacagttaaaatttaatttttgtttatcttttttagACAATTTTATATGAAGATAAGTTTGAATGTATGGTTTAATTGATTTTACGGTTATATTATATGCAGATACTTTCAGATCCAAGCTTCAAATTTCAAAGCACCATCTATGGCTTAATTCTTGTATCTAACTAAGCAATTGGACTCATCTCCATATTCTTACAAATTCATCTTTCCCAGCTGAGGCAAACACTCCAGCCAGAGGGCAGTCAGCCAGTGTAGATATTACATCCTCATGGGCAGGGATAGCTAAAGTCTGGTTGCTCAAAGTTGGATTCCACAGTTGAAGCGCCTGCCATGATGCTAAAGTAATAAGAAAACTGTCATGGGAACCAAGGACATTAGAGAAGCGAACAATGTACATTTAATGTAGATTTGAGTAAATTTGATCGATCCTGCTCTTTGCTTGCTATAGTTAGATAGGAACAATAAGGAAATTCCGTGCAGGTTATTGCAGTGCATAATTATAGAGCAGATTTCATATGAAGTTTTTTAGACCAAGAATGGCCACAGtgacaataaatttgtaacatctcgttcgagcgataggaaggaccggaacaacttatcctgatgggcctacacgaacttcccaggggggtcacccatccctgaattatcccaggtcaagcacgcttaacttgggagttctttgccaacgttcagctcaaaaggtatccagctggtgttgtttcctttcttacactatcctcgatatatactaacttctctgggctctcgaggtattacaaaATTAGATAGAGAGAATGCTGATGTTATAGCCAAAGGCAATATGTCAAGAAAGCTTGCAGAGACAAGAATATCAGTAGAGGTTCTGCTCAAATTGGTTGGATTCGCAAGATGAATTTTAGTTCATCAATCAtctatttcaataaaaaatgaaaaggacAAAGGAGTACACACCCCGATTGGAACTTGAACATTGTTTGCACCTATGGATGTAATTACACACTTCTTAGCACTTTAATAGCAAATGCATCCATTGAAccaccaaagaaaaaaaaaatctccttTTAAGGAATCAATGAACCTTTGAGGGGTGAGCAGGTGCAATGAGTGAAAGATCTCCGTTTTGTATTAGATACAGAATGTAGACTCAGAAAAACCAGagcataacaaataaaaaacataatgaTGTAAAGGGGGATTCATTACCTGGTAAGACCCAACAACCAAGAGCTGAGAATAACCAGGATGAAATATGCCTGCTCCAAACCTGTTTCCCCGACAATCCAATACATGTATGGGTTTTCCATATGATGCAACTGACCATATCCGTGCACTGTCTTCGCTGACGGATGCCATGTACTTCCCACTTGTATCCCAGCAAATTGAATTAACTTCGTTGAGATGTCCCTGGAAAATCAAGAAAACATACAAAAACTTGTCCAATAAGTGGTATATGAAAATGTCACATCTAGTTCAAAGTGAAAAACTATGTAGAACAGCTAGAAAATAACTGAGACTGAAAAAGAAgcttgagagagagatgggagatAATCACTTGTGTTCAATATCAACAAAGGTGTGAAATTTTTATAGGCTAAAATCTAACCCAACCTAAAATGTGTTAAATATAAACGAAGgtgggaaaattttataggcTAAAATCTAACCCAACCTAAAATTTGGAATGTGATTAACCTAACcacatttatccaaacaaaataaataaaatataaaatatgactCAAAAGTCCTAACAAGATATggtaaaaaaatcaagataaatcaaTTAATCTTCTATCAATTCTTTTGCATTAATACAAACCTCCAAGCAGCACAGAAGGGTGTTAGTCTGAACATCGAACAATTTGATAGCATTTTCTGATGCAGCAGCCAAAAGGTCTCCACTTTGAGGCTGGAATCTAACTTGTCTACTTCCTCCCTGCATTGATTTTAAGGAGATGTGCATAAATCTGAAATGATGAGCCTAAGATACTGCATATCATCTTGAAGGAACAATGTGACATGGAGAGCACAACATAACTCCAGATCAATAGGAAAACGTTTCAAAAGTTTGTCATTCGTGGATTTGTAAGATAAAACATGAAAAACTAGTTTTCCAAAGGATAAACAGAAGGGTCAATGTAGGAAATCTTTGATTAAGCACAATGTGGAGGACAAGAAGCTGCAACATCCAGGGAAGCATCTGAGAAACTTGATAATACAGTGCCAATGAGAGAATGCTCCTTTTACAAACTTGGAATAAATACGAAATGTGATAATGGAAAAATTTAGAATGAGAAAAATTACAAGTCAAAATGTAAAATAGGGAGCCAATGCATTGTTATTTTAGAGACGTGCATACTGACCTTAAAGACATGTGCGCAAGAAGTACTGTTGACGTGCCATATGCGAATCTGATCAGTATTGTCACAGGAACAAAGAATATCTGAATTTACCGGGTGAAAATCAATTGATGTCACTTTTCCAGTATGCCCAACAAGCGGAAAAACAGGTCTTCTTGGCTACACCCAATGCATAGAAACATGTAATCAAAAGTccaatacagagagagagaagagagaggtcACTAAATAAGGCCCAAAAGTTGCTTTTTCATGAATAACGGCCAAGATAAGATAATCAAAGTGGCTTCTCATTAAATTAACACGAGAGTGCTTGAATAACCTTCGCGGCTATAAAACAGACCAAATCACGTTTCTTCCATTAAGCTCAAAGTTTTGTAGCACACATACTCTAGGTTATCTTAAACATCAATCTCTGTTCAAACTTGCATccagaagaaaagaagatagaCTTCGTCTTGTTAAGCAGCTTTGACATATTAAAAAAGTGAAGTTGCATTTCCAAATATGAGTGCAACAAAAATTGCTTTtcgtattaatattttaatatgaaaCTAAATATTATGGATTAGAATTTAgaatattaattaagtctagaaTAACAATCTTTTATGTGGGTGTGTGTGGGTAGGAGGGTCCATATGTGGCCTATTTGTGCCAAAGTCAAACATATCCATAGAAGGTCATTTTGGTATCACTGTCCCGTAAAGAATCTGCTTCTCACATCCTGTCCATGCTAGATGGATTGCTCGGCATGGCAAGTTCCCTAAATAAGAGACACTTAACACTGCCACACATCTATGTGATTGTGAAATTATTGTGTTAAACTTGAATCTATCTACAGTTATTAATCTTGTGAATTAGATAAACAGGAAAAGCGGAGTAGTAAGGAGAATAATTACTTCTAAAATAATATACGTGACAAAAAAGACTTGTCATCGCAGATGTATAAGGATAAATGAACatataatatgcatataaaTACCAACAATCAGGAGAAAAAGTCCCAAAATTTcttgtaataaataaaagaagaaaacatagaACATCATATATCATTGTAGAGACGGATACTAAAGCACCTATGTATTAGTGcaactaaacaaataaaaaaataacaaaaggaaCATAGTCTAAAACTCTACCAAAAAGTTTGCCTTAGAAGACAcctttctaactttttatttgtgTCCAGTGTCGTGTCtctgtgtttgtgtgtgtgtgtgtgtgtgtgtgtgtgtgtgtgtgagagagagagagagagagagagagagagcagttTCCAATGCAAAAGTGAAAATTCTAttagaaaggaaacaaagagaCATACTCTATCTGCGTCCCATATTTGCACTGTCCTGTCGAAAGAAGATGTGGCAAAAAAACTTGAACTTGGTCTAAACCGAATGTCAGTGATTAGACCAAAATGTCCTTCTCCATGCTTAATGCAATCAAATTCTTTCACACTCCAGATATAGACCTGggatagaaaaacaaaattttgactcAGCTTTTTAGttgaaaaaaaacaaagaagaagaaacaggttttcaaaaaaaagagaagaaaaaagctTGGGGCAAATATTGAAGTTTGTTAGCATTAAACCTTTTCTCCATGACCAACAGTTGCTAAGAGCTCTCCATCAGATGAAAAATCACAACAAACAATGGCACCTTTTTTTGACAGGAGACGACCAATCTCTTGTAAAGAGAACCCTGCCAGATGGCAAACACAATGCATGGAACTGAGAATATTATATCTTAAGATGTGCAGGGCAACACAACTGAATCTTTACATAATATTTAACAGGAAATCACAACTTTTGCACATGATATACTATCTTTCTAGTAGACTAGTATAGTGAAACACACATCCTGGAGTAGTTTGGCTGTGAATAGTGTCATGTAGACTATAAAAATTCCTGTAAATATGAGCAGAGACAATAAGCACGTGAATTTcaagttttaattgaataaaatctATCAAATCTATTAAATGTTAACcatcatctcatctaaaagcttaagctgATAGATAGAGCGTTAGTTTTAATTTCACCTTTtatagtattatttttactctcaacaaaatccacttaactaggATCCGGCACTGACCCAATGAATTGAATATCTGGTACTACCACAAATCTTTCTGCaattataactaaaaaaatttataacaaggaaaagaaagcgGTGGATCTCACAAAAAGATAAGGCTAAATTTTGGGCCTCACTTTCTATTTGACATACTAATTGGCATAGTTCTAGTGTGAATAATTTAGTACGATGCAAGTGTTACACGGTATTCATGTACCATCCTGTTCGTTCATGTTGCCAGCGGTAGAGCTTCCTGGCAATGTGCTGAAAGGAGTGTTCATAGCAATAGCAATGTCTTCGTCAATGGACAAATACTGTAAGTAGCTGTCATCTGAGTCGTCCTTTGCATTCCTAGCGTCCTACAGCACAAACAATACAAGGAAATACATTGAGTGTTTGATTAGCTACAACACCAAAGAAAAGAACCATACAATTTCTTGAAACTATCATTGATGAACTGGAACATAATAAGACAAAAGCAAAAGtgttcatattttttctttcttgtgacATGCAAGACCTACCAAAGCATTCTCCCCACTTTCTGAATCTAATAAATTCTTCCGAAGAATATGAGAAAATATGTGAATTCTTAGAGGAAAActgatattaaatttcaaaacaaaataatggATCAAATTTGTTCACTTGGGATCCACAACAAACCTCAGGTGAATGCTGTTGTGTCagttgattattttgttgttgcCCTGCACTTTGTCCAACAGGAATCATTATCATCTGCACTTCTGTTTGTGTTAGAGGGATTGAAATTTGTTGTTGTATGGTCATCCCTTGTTGTGCACTTGTTTGTGTCGCAGGAATCAACGTCTGAGTCATAATCGATCGTTTTCTTAGTAGtgagaatgtagagagaaaaatgCCGAGACACGTAAAGACTAATGAAAGATTTTTGAAACAAATGTGATAGCATCCACTTGCAACTCTGTTCCTGGTAGTTGCATGCcctaaaaatacataaatacaaagAGTCCTTGTGTTCAGGTAATCAAGAATCTATTCTAGTGAAATTGGACAAATAGTTCAATGAGGAagtttttttgactaattgcaCTGTGGACATGACTAGATGATTTTATTACGTAACAAAATTCATGAAATAAAGTATATTAATATTCCAAGGCCAACCATTCCATATAATGCATTTGAGGTAATTTGTAAAAACAGGAAAATGAATAGTGCATCACTATTCATGATGCCTCCTCTTGCTCCCAGTGGTAATTGCTGGATGAACCTATGGAATGAACCACAAAATACCAATTGATTGTCCCACTATCTGGGGAAACCCATGCAATCCATCAAACTAGATATATAGCCaccaataaaaaaaacatgGGTAGTAGATGTTATGCTAGGAGGCTTCACTCTGGTGATTAACCTGTAGAACAAAATAACATCCCAACTAAAATGCTATAAATAAGACATTTGCTGAAGAGAAATGCAGATGTAAAAATATCAACttgtttaat from Diospyros lotus cultivar Yz01 chromosome 8, ASM1463336v1, whole genome shotgun sequence carries:
- the LOC127808189 gene encoding transcriptional corepressor LEUNIG_HOMOLOG-like, whose product is MYSSLFGGNPRPVGGSSDQAGRMSGNEQQQSDALAVPNPGTNQTRTGHLHADRMAAQCSATASRMLTGDSSRLHHGGFNSNQIPPPDDKATLAMLPPSHSHSLGMQFSSQASAVGLTSSTGAHTGSSQQQIPDNAPRWTARDTHCGVSLGETGFWGSTLYGSQSMFPGARLIGAGTGNGANSMLLEGWPLTGVSQIPPSVMLPALNSILPMPNQQQPVQTSMAHHEQVLLAEEMAKTPGNQISYFERSTDTFGNVMLPMGDLRKTDAQTLIPATQTSAQQGMTIQQQISIPLTQTEVQMIMIPVGQSAGQQQNNQLTQQHSPEDARNAKDDSDDSYLQYLSIDEDIAIAMNTPFSTLPGSSTAGNMNEQDGFSLQEIGRLLSKKGAIVCCDFSSDGELLATVGHGEKVYIWSVKEFDCIKHGEGHFGLITDIRFRPSSSFFATSSFDRTVQIWDADRPRRPVFPLVGHTGKVTSIDFHPVNSDILCSCDNTDQIRIWHVNSTSCAHVFKGGSRQVRFQPQSGDLLAAASENAIKLFDVQTNTLLCCLEGHLNEVNSICWDTSGKYMASVSEDSARIWSVASYGKPIHVLDCRGNRFGAGIFHPGYSQLLVVGSYQALQLWNPTLSNQTLAIPAHEDVISTLADCPLAGVFASAGKDEFVRIWR